One window of Papio anubis isolate 15944 chromosome 10, Panubis1.0, whole genome shotgun sequence genomic DNA carries:
- the PRLH gene encoding prolactin-releasing peptide, with protein sequence MKVLRAWLLCLLMLGLALRGAASRTHRLSMEIRTPDINPAWYTSRGIRPVGRFGRRRAALGDVPKPDLRPRLTCFPLEGGAMSSQDG encoded by the exons ATGAAGGTGCTGAGGGCCTGGCTCCTGTGCCTGCTGATGCTGGGCCTGGCCCTGCGGGGAGCTGCAAGTCGTACTCACCGGCTCTCCATGGAGATCCGCA CCCCTGACATCAATCCTGCCTGGTACACCAGTCGTGGGATCAGGCCTGTGGGCCGCTTCGGTCGGAGGAGGGCAGCCCTGGGGGACGTCCCCAAGCCTGACCTGCGACCCCGGCTGACCTGCTTCCCCCTGGAAGGCGGTGCTATGTCCTCCCAGGATGGGTGA